One Brassica oleracea var. oleracea cultivar TO1000 chromosome C7, BOL, whole genome shotgun sequence genomic window carries:
- the LOC106303887 gene encoding cysteine-rich and transmembrane domain-containing protein A-like, with protein MSYEKVPPETYPPPGYQSQYPPPPGYPSAPPPPVYPPSHHHEGYPQHPHGYPSYPPPKPPSRPPYEAGYQEYFSGGFPPPPPPPPQQYNQCHHDHHYYQDSYSGCTSFLRGCLAALCCCCLLDDIFV; from the exons ATGAGCTACGAGAAGGTTCCGCCTGAAACGTATCCTCCTCCAG GTTACCAATCTCAGTATCCTCCACCGCCGGGTTATCCATCAGCACCTCCGCCTCCGGTATATCCTCCGTCGCATCATCACGAAGGATATCCTCAACACCCACACGGATATCCATCGTATCCACCACCAAAACCGCCTTCACGTCCTCCTTACGAAGCCGGGTATCAGGAGTACTTCTCCGGAGGCTTTCCTCCTCCTCCTCCACCTCCGCCGCAGCAATACAATCAATGCCATCATGATCATCACTATTACCAGGACTCGTATTCTGGTTGCACCTCTTTCCTCCGTGGCTG TCTCGCTGCTCTCTGTTGCTGCTGCCTGTTAGACGATATTTTCGTCTAA